In Roseomonas marmotae, a single genomic region encodes these proteins:
- a CDS encoding replication initiator protein A translates to MDEQQAFEFGPTDSPLVGKVKGDRNTMRFNFFSLRREKETELPRYDDGKTWIEVVGTKHGVASIWDKELLVYSASLLADKMNRGEKLQPRITFTAHDFFLTTGSSPGGSAYERLEESLARLKSTFIRTNIETGGEGEDRGFGWLDEYKILYRRGKDGQKHMRAVELTLCSWLFRAIVQDKHFLTYSPRYFELPPVAKRLYEIARSGPPGGFRMNLAKLRNRVGTSQDLRRFKAELAAYATHKRSLPDYGIALIDPRLRRALDKGFPKPSGQTPLKAWMVAFYPTSNVTSLEPLEAMPMLEEDEPEGEQPLLPAT, encoded by the coding sequence ATGGACGAGCAGCAGGCCTTCGAATTCGGACCGACCGACAGCCCCCTCGTGGGCAAGGTCAAGGGTGACCGCAATACCATGCGCTTCAACTTCTTCTCCCTGCGGCGGGAGAAGGAGACGGAGCTGCCACGCTACGACGACGGCAAGACCTGGATCGAGGTGGTTGGCACCAAGCACGGTGTCGCCTCGATCTGGGACAAGGAACTGCTGGTCTATTCCGCCTCACTCCTGGCCGACAAGATGAACCGGGGCGAGAAGCTGCAGCCCCGCATCACCTTCACCGCACATGACTTCTTCCTGACCACTGGCAGCTCACCAGGTGGCTCGGCTTACGAGCGGCTGGAGGAATCCCTGGCGCGGCTGAAATCCACCTTCATCCGCACCAATATTGAAACCGGTGGGGAAGGCGAGGATCGCGGCTTCGGCTGGCTCGACGAATACAAGATCCTCTACCGCCGCGGTAAGGACGGACAGAAGCACATGCGGGCGGTGGAGCTGACCCTCTGCTCCTGGCTGTTCCGCGCCATCGTGCAGGACAAACACTTCCTCACCTACAGTCCCAGGTATTTCGAGCTGCCGCCCGTCGCCAAGCGGCTCTACGAGATCGCGCGCAGCGGCCCGCCCGGCGGCTTCCGCATGAACCTGGCCAAGCTGCGCAATCGCGTCGGTACCAGCCAGGACCTGCGTCGCTTCAAGGCTGAACTCGCCGCCTATGCTACCCATAAACGCAGCCTTCCGGACTATGGTATCGCCCTGATCGACCCGCGCCTGCGCCGCGCGCTGGACAAAGGCTTCCCCAAGCCCAGCGGGCAGACGCCGCTGAAAGCCTGGATGGTGGCTTTCTATCCCACCAGCAATGTCACTTCGCTGGAGCCGCTGGAAGCCATGCCGATGCTGGAGGAAGACGAGCCTGAGGGGGAGCAGCCCCTCCTGCCGGCGACCTGA
- a CDS encoding helix-turn-helix domain-containing protein, whose amino-acid sequence MAMLINASQCRMARAAVGLTLRDLSRAAGISVNTLSRIESEGNVTSRTLAKVQQILMRHGAVFRRDGSVGVARDALAGGGASSRPSLAGG is encoded by the coding sequence ATGGCCATGCTGATCAACGCGTCGCAGTGCCGCATGGCCCGCGCGGCAGTCGGGCTGACGCTGCGCGACCTGTCGCGAGCGGCCGGCATCTCGGTCAATACGCTGAGCCGCATCGAGAGCGAGGGCAATGTCACCAGCCGCACCCTGGCCAAGGTTCAGCAGATCCTGATGCGCCACGGAGCGGTGTTCCGGCGGGATGGCTCCGTGGGGGTTGCCAGGGATGCCCTGGCTGGCGGAGGCGCCTCCTCCAGGCCCTCCCTGGCAGGGGGATAG
- the minD gene encoding septum site-determining protein MinD: MSATVITVTSGKGGVGKTTTTAAFGAALALEGHRVCLVDFDMGLRNLDLAMGVEKRVIYDFLHVAHGTAKLSQALVRDKRIPGLQLLATSQTADKEALTPEAIDHVMNLLAPEFDYILCDSPAGIEHGAMMALHHADHAIVVCNPEVTSVRDADRIMGYIAARSRRAASGLAPVREHLIVTRYSEERVKRGEMLSLPAIQDILSMPLLGVVPESPTVLRASNAGRPVSLETGTEVGRAYRAAAGRFLAETRNSPARPAACEGRPTGAGLLSALAETALLRRLFRHA, translated from the coding sequence ATGTCCGCGACCGTCATCACCGTCACCTCCGGCAAGGGAGGGGTCGGCAAGACCACCACCACCGCCGCCTTCGGCGCCGCCCTGGCCCTGGAAGGCCACAGGGTCTGCCTGGTGGATTTCGACATGGGCCTGCGCAACCTCGACCTCGCGATGGGAGTGGAGAAGCGGGTGATCTACGATTTCCTGCATGTCGCCCATGGCACTGCCAAGCTCTCCCAGGCACTGGTGCGGGACAAGCGCATCCCTGGCCTGCAGCTCCTCGCCACCTCGCAGACCGCCGACAAGGAGGCGCTGACGCCGGAGGCCATCGACCATGTGATGAACCTGCTGGCGCCTGAGTTCGATTATATCCTCTGCGACAGCCCCGCCGGCATCGAGCATGGCGCGATGATGGCGCTGCATCACGCCGACCACGCCATCGTCGTCTGTAACCCCGAAGTCACTTCGGTGCGCGATGCCGACCGCATCATGGGCTATATCGCCGCTCGCTCCCGCCGCGCAGCCTCCGGGCTGGCGCCGGTGCGGGAGCATCTGATCGTCACCCGTTACAGCGAGGAGCGGGTGAAGCGTGGCGAGATGCTCTCTCTCCCTGCCATCCAGGACATCCTGTCCATGCCGCTGCTGGGCGTGGTGCCGGAGAGCCCGACGGTGCTGCGCGCCTCCAATGCCGGCCGTCCCGTCAGCCTGGAGACGGGAACCGAGGTCGGCCGCGCCTACCGTGCTGCCGCCGGCCGCTTCCTCGCCGAGACCCGCAACAGCCCGGCCCGGCCCGCGGCATGCGAGGGGCGGCCCACGGGTGCCGGCCTCCTGTCTGCCCTGGCCGAGACAGCATTGCTGCGCCGCCTGTTCCGCCACGCCTGA
- the minC gene encoding septum site-determining protein MinC, which produces MTIAQPDANFVRDLPPPPFPDRTPLRLRGRVHPFLTVEIADVAVQELDCALSARLASMAELFRDAPAILDLTALPAAAAPRVAEAVALLRQRGLVPAAFRARDKDVEQAALASGLGRVLEAGPRQSLAAERIRRPPVIIQEPVRSGQRIYAAEADLIVLQSVSPGAQLLADGCIHVYGALRGSASAGLGDDSSARIFAKILDAEMVSIAGLYLGAEDFPPGWAKRPAQVSLTEGALRFAPLP; this is translated from the coding sequence ATGACCATTGCCCAGCCCGACGCGAATTTCGTCCGCGACCTTCCTCCCCCGCCCTTCCCGGACCGGACACCGCTACGGCTGCGCGGGCGGGTGCATCCCTTCCTGACGGTCGAGATTGCCGATGTGGCGGTACAGGAGCTGGACTGCGCTCTCTCGGCGCGCCTCGCCAGCATGGCGGAACTCTTCCGCGACGCCCCCGCCATCCTGGACCTGACCGCCCTGCCCGCCGCCGCCGCGCCGCGCGTGGCGGAAGCCGTGGCACTGCTGCGTCAGCGTGGGCTGGTGCCCGCCGCCTTCCGCGCCCGCGACAAGGACGTGGAGCAGGCGGCGCTGGCGAGCGGCCTCGGCCGGGTGCTGGAGGCCGGGCCGCGCCAGAGCCTCGCGGCAGAGCGCATCCGCCGCCCACCCGTCATCATCCAGGAACCCGTGCGCTCGGGCCAGCGCATCTATGCCGCGGAGGCGGATCTGATCGTGCTGCAATCCGTCTCGCCCGGGGCGCAGCTGCTGGCCGATGGCTGCATTCACGTCTACGGCGCGCTGCGCGGCTCGGCCAGCGCGGGTCTGGGGGACGATTCCTCCGCCCGCATCTTTGCGAAAATTCTCGATGCGGAAATGGTCTCGATCGCCGGCCTCTATCTCGGCGCCGAGGACTTTCCGCCTGGCTGGGCCAAGCGCCCGGCCCAGGTCAGTCTGACCGAAGGCGCGCTGCGTTTCGCCCCCCTGCCCTGA
- a CDS encoding response regulator, which yields MKILVVDDYPTMRRIVRNLLDQIGFKDVEEAGNGAEALEKIKIARYDMVISDWNMEPMTGLELLKHVRADAALAKTPFIMVTAESKTENVVAAKQAGASQYIVKPFTAETLKAKIASVTG from the coding sequence ATGAAGATCTTGGTGGTGGATGATTACCCGACGATGCGCCGCATCGTGCGAAATCTCCTTGATCAGATCGGCTTCAAGGATGTCGAGGAAGCCGGCAACGGCGCCGAGGCTTTGGAAAAGATCAAAATCGCCCGCTACGACATGGTGATTTCGGACTGGAACATGGAGCCCATGACCGGGCTCGAACTGCTGAAGCACGTCCGGGCTGATGCGGCCCTGGCCAAGACACCCTTCATCATGGTCACGGCTGAGAGCAAGACCGAGAATGTGGTCGCCGCCAAGCAGGCCGGTGCCTCCCAGTACATCGTCAAGCCCTTCACGGCGGAAACGCTGAAGGCGAAAATCGCTTCCGTGACAGGCTGA
- a CDS encoding protein phosphatase CheZ — protein sequence MAPPVPAGPQQGLARIAGHVAAISGEVDRLLGLPMGGAGENETLAQAITEMRAMSRLLAETRAEIVGLSPPPTGLGDTLDAVVAETERAAMEIMQQAERAQAAAKRLQTSASDDRAALVEVEDAATCILMACAFQDITGQRIRKVLTALRHVEGRIATLVTLMGISQEERPARVVPDAETTLLNGPSSDAEGGLAQNAVDDLFN from the coding sequence GTGGCACCACCCGTACCCGCCGGTCCACAGCAGGGGCTGGCACGCATCGCCGGCCATGTCGCTGCGATTTCCGGCGAGGTGGATCGGCTGCTCGGCCTGCCGATGGGCGGTGCCGGAGAGAACGAGACGCTGGCGCAGGCCATCACCGAGATGCGTGCCATGTCCAGGCTGCTGGCGGAGACGCGGGCGGAGATCGTCGGTCTCTCCCCGCCGCCGACCGGACTGGGCGATACGCTGGATGCCGTGGTGGCGGAAACCGAGCGCGCCGCCATGGAGATCATGCAGCAGGCCGAGCGCGCGCAGGCGGCGGCGAAGCGGCTGCAGACGAGCGCTTCCGATGACCGCGCCGCCCTGGTCGAGGTGGAGGATGCGGCCACCTGCATTCTCATGGCCTGCGCCTTCCAGGACATCACCGGCCAGCGCATCCGCAAGGTGCTCACGGCGCTGCGTCATGTGGAAGGCCGTATCGCTACGCTGGTGACCCTGATGGGCATCAGCCAGGAGGAACGGCCGGCCCGCGTCGTGCCCGACGCCGAGACCACCTTGCTCAATGGCCCGAGTTCGGATGCCGAAGGCGGCCTGGCGCAAAACGCGGTGGACGATCTGTTCAATTGA
- a CDS encoding flagellar hook-length control protein FliK: MAFLVGQDLVALLMGLSPEAAPRRAGLPADPAQEFSQLLAGQAPEIPAPPAPALPASGSGRLPPATAWPWETLAAAAEEADALAGAFHLPSMLPEGWDGERDEVPWPEAAASGAASPDMPEPGAAPWQPLVQPPIPAIADPMSPVPISAALPHAAIPAKPAMAEEMPAEAASQPSPAADFQGDDGGPVQATGAASGAAATLLLATGAERRHEGRWESGLTAATLRPERDFDPLEPKASLPRPPEAASAAPVAALAGEAPGGGQVSGTTPGPGAAEPAPTPLLPAATLPESRGEAPRHTVPAAPPTPRPSPMAEAGHQIALRAARAAAQGVESISVDLRPPELGRVELRLTFQDGSVQVALAAERADTFEAFRQDRANLELQMQQAGLQLGGGGLDLQHGRLPREAPEQPRSAIPANTGEAPAEEATHAPRPPSDSLIDLIA; encoded by the coding sequence ATGGCGTTTTTGGTCGGCCAGGATCTGGTGGCCCTGCTGATGGGCCTCTCGCCGGAGGCGGCGCCGCGCCGCGCCGGCCTGCCGGCCGACCCGGCACAGGAATTCTCTCAACTGCTGGCCGGTCAGGCGCCGGAGATACCTGCCCCGCCAGCACCCGCCCTCCCGGCCAGCGGATCGGGACGCTTGCCCCCGGCGACGGCTTGGCCCTGGGAGACCCTGGCCGCCGCGGCCGAGGAAGCCGATGCGCTGGCCGGTGCATTCCATCTTCCGTCCATGTTGCCGGAAGGGTGGGACGGGGAGCGGGATGAGGTTCCCTGGCCTGAGGCTGCTGCGTCGGGCGCTGCTTCGCCTGACATGCCAGAGCCCGGGGCCGCGCCATGGCAGCCCCTGGTCCAGCCCCCCATCCCAGCCATCGCCGACCCGATGTCGCCGGTCCCCATATCCGCCGCGCTGCCCCACGCGGCCATACCCGCGAAGCCCGCCATGGCAGAGGAAATGCCCGCTGAGGCTGCCAGTCAGCCTTCCCCGGCGGCAGACTTCCAGGGTGATGACGGCGGGCCCGTCCAGGCGACTGGCGCCGCCTCTGGCGCGGCGGCCACGCTCCTGCTTGCCACCGGCGCCGAGCGCCGGCACGAGGGGCGGTGGGAATCCGGCCTCACCGCAGCAACGCTGCGGCCAGAGCGGGACTTCGATCCGCTGGAACCGAAGGCATCGCTCCCCAGGCCGCCCGAAGCTGCCAGCGCCGCCCCAGTGGCAGCGCTGGCCGGGGAAGCGCCTGGGGGCGGCCAGGTATCCGGCACCACACCCGGCCCCGGCGCTGCGGAGCCTGCCCCGACGCCACTGCTGCCCGCCGCGACGCTGCCGGAATCCCGGGGTGAGGCTCCGCGTCACACGGTGCCGGCCGCTCCGCCCACGCCCCGCCCATCTCCGATGGCCGAGGCAGGGCATCAGATCGCACTGCGCGCGGCCCGCGCCGCGGCCCAGGGGGTGGAGAGCATTTCGGTCGATCTGCGTCCGCCTGAACTGGGCCGGGTCGAGCTGCGCCTGACCTTCCAGGATGGCAGCGTGCAGGTCGCCCTGGCCGCCGAGCGCGCCGACACTTTCGAAGCCTTTCGCCAGGACCGGGCGAATCTGGAACTGCAGATGCAGCAGGCCGGACTGCAGCTCGGCGGCGGCGGGCTGGATCTGCAACACGGCCGATTGCCTCGTGAGGCTCCGGAACAGCCCCGGTCGGCCATTCCCGCCAATACCGGCGAGGCTCCGGCGGAAGAGGCCACACACGCCCCCCGCCCGCCTTCGGACAGCCTGATCGACCTTATCGCCTAG
- a CDS encoding flagellar hook assembly protein FlgD: MVTSTSAIGATSSASAGSSAATTSLSSSSQDFDRFLKLLTAQMKYQDPMQPTDPTQFVAQLAQFSQVEQQTKSNTLLQSILTEVSGTGSLVQTAGLIGKSVQTGISHVTLPATGSAAPVSVSIPTTSILTNLRIEVLDSNSHVLRSLPVSKGDSSFTFDGRDANGSRLPAGNYPLRVVGENAGNIRQDAGTISSAGKITEVRRDHGGNFVLALENGNTVSQDDIARLTQ, encoded by the coding sequence ATGGTCACCAGCACCTCCGCCATCGGCGCGACGAGCAGCGCCAGCGCCGGCAGCAGCGCCGCAACGACCAGCCTCAGCAGCAGCAGCCAGGATTTCGATCGCTTCCTGAAGCTGCTGACGGCGCAGATGAAGTATCAGGATCCCATGCAGCCGACGGACCCCACGCAGTTCGTGGCGCAACTGGCGCAGTTCTCCCAGGTGGAGCAGCAGACCAAGAGCAATACCCTGCTGCAATCCATCCTGACGGAGGTCAGCGGCACCGGCAGCCTGGTGCAGACGGCCGGCCTGATCGGTAAGAGCGTGCAGACCGGCATCAGCCATGTCACCTTGCCCGCCACCGGCTCCGCCGCGCCGGTCAGCGTTTCGATTCCCACCACCAGCATCCTGACGAATCTGAGAATCGAGGTGCTGGACAGCAACAGTCATGTGCTGCGATCCCTGCCCGTGTCAAAGGGCGATTCCAGCTTCACCTTCGATGGCCGTGACGCCAATGGCAGCCGCCTGCCCGCCGGCAATTATCCGCTGCGCGTAGTGGGCGAGAATGCCGGGAATATCCGCCAGGATGCCGGCACCATCAGCAGCGCCGGCAAGATCACCGAAGTCCGCCGCGACCATGGCGGCAACTTCGTACTGGCGCTGGAGAACGGGAATACCGTCTCGCAGGACGACATCGCCCGCCTGACGCAATAG
- a CDS encoding flagellar basal body-associated FliL family protein, with protein sequence MPRSSSRRALLSCFAAALLASSLGAGPAVAAEAAKKEYEFLALGDFTVNLPAAGRRMSYVVVSVTLETRSAETQGFRDVSPRLRQAVLRKLMAMSERNQLRPGQTDPALLRDSLYDSLAQVREDGLRDVVITRLLHS encoded by the coding sequence ATGCCGAGATCGTCGTCCCGCCGTGCCCTGCTGAGCTGCTTCGCCGCCGCGCTGCTGGCTTCCTCTCTGGGCGCCGGCCCGGCCGTGGCAGCGGAGGCCGCAAAGAAGGAATACGAGTTCCTGGCGCTGGGAGATTTCACCGTGAACCTGCCCGCGGCGGGCCGGCGGATGAGCTATGTCGTCGTCTCCGTCACGCTGGAGACCAGGAGTGCCGAGACCCAGGGCTTCAGGGATGTCTCGCCACGCCTGCGCCAGGCAGTGCTCCGCAAACTGATGGCCATGTCGGAGCGCAACCAGCTGCGGCCGGGCCAGACTGACCCGGCCCTACTGCGGGACAGCCTTTATGACAGCCTGGCGCAGGTGCGGGAGGACGGGCTGCGGGACGTCGTGATCACGCGCCTGCTGCACAGCTGA
- a CDS encoding EscU/YscU/HrcU family type III secretion system export apparatus switch protein → MAEESGQEKTLDASPRKLEQARQKGDVPSSREGSNFGLYAAMLLAIGLAGGLATRRVGEVLLPLIEQPEAFLALNALGFRAAGQTVAQAMAIALLPVFGLLMAGALLPHLLQNTVVVSGERLRPKFSHISPMAGLKRILGPKSLFEFGKNMVKAGAVAMACWIVGRPLYRDSAGMAALDPAAFPGIIFQMIVAVLGAVTLVAAVIAVVDIGFQRFHYARRQRMTLQEMREEMRSTEGDPHLKAARRRKQRQGSQRRMMADVPTATVVLANPTHFAVALRYERGQDHAPVCVAKGVDALALRIRALAEAAGVAVVEDKPLARALHASVELGETIPPAHFEAVARVIGIIWAQQGAARRKA, encoded by the coding sequence ATGGCGGAGGAAAGCGGCCAGGAGAAAACCCTCGACGCCTCTCCGCGCAAGCTGGAGCAGGCGCGGCAGAAGGGCGATGTACCCTCCTCGCGTGAGGGTTCCAACTTCGGCCTCTATGCCGCGATGCTGCTGGCCATCGGCCTAGCCGGGGGCCTGGCGACGCGGCGGGTGGGTGAGGTGCTGCTGCCGCTGATCGAGCAGCCGGAGGCCTTCCTGGCCCTGAACGCGTTGGGCTTCCGCGCCGCCGGCCAAACGGTGGCACAGGCCATGGCCATCGCGCTGCTGCCGGTCTTCGGGCTGCTGATGGCAGGCGCGCTGCTGCCGCATCTGCTGCAGAATACCGTGGTGGTATCGGGGGAGCGGCTGCGGCCCAAGTTCTCCCACATCTCGCCGATGGCGGGCCTCAAGCGGATCCTCGGGCCGAAAAGCCTGTTCGAGTTCGGCAAGAACATGGTCAAGGCCGGAGCCGTGGCGATGGCCTGCTGGATCGTGGGCCGCCCGCTCTACCGTGACAGCGCTGGCATGGCGGCGCTGGACCCGGCGGCCTTCCCCGGCATCATCTTCCAGATGATCGTCGCCGTGCTGGGGGCGGTGACATTGGTGGCGGCCGTGATCGCGGTTGTGGATATCGGCTTTCAGCGCTTCCACTATGCCCGGCGCCAGCGCATGACCCTGCAGGAGATGCGGGAGGAGATGCGCTCCACTGAGGGCGACCCACATTTGAAAGCCGCGCGGCGCAGAAAGCAGCGCCAGGGCTCGCAGCGGCGGATGATGGCTGATGTGCCGACGGCGACGGTGGTGCTGGCCAATCCCACCCATTTCGCCGTGGCCCTGCGCTATGAGCGCGGGCAGGACCATGCGCCGGTCTGCGTCGCCAAGGGCGTCGATGCGCTGGCACTGCGGATCCGCGCGCTGGCCGAGGCCGCCGGTGTGGCCGTAGTGGAAGACAAGCCGCTGGCACGCGCGCTTCATGCTTCAGTGGAACTGGGCGAGACCATCCCGCCGGCGCATTTCGAGGCGGTGGCCAGGGTCATCGGCATCATCTGGGCACAGCAGGGTGCAGCGCGCCGCAAGGCATAA
- a CDS encoding flagellar biosynthetic protein FliR translates to MEGALPLAAWLPAEIYRLALVFCRISAAFMLLPGFGEQSVPVRVRLLAGLAAALCIAPLAGPALPVPGVWAVLAAVAMEVTTGTLLGTLSRLLLSAIQTAGQVIGQSIGLSNAFVLGLGADQSAAIGAALYAGGLAALFTIGGHHSGLRALAESYAMVPLGAPPPLAPSAQMVAEMAARGFRLALQFAMPFLALAMLFNLAMAGINRAMPTMPVFMIGAPALLLVGLQLLAAVAPDILHESLGAYADAFTLPR, encoded by the coding sequence GTGGAAGGCGCCCTGCCCCTGGCCGCCTGGCTGCCGGCCGAGATCTACCGGCTGGCGCTGGTCTTCTGCCGCATCTCGGCCGCCTTCATGCTGCTGCCGGGCTTCGGCGAGCAGAGCGTGCCGGTGCGGGTGCGCCTGCTGGCCGGGCTGGCCGCCGCCCTCTGCATCGCGCCGCTGGCGGGGCCGGCGCTGCCGGTGCCGGGGGTCTGGGCCGTCCTGGCCGCCGTGGCGATGGAGGTGACGACGGGCACGCTGCTCGGCACCCTCTCCCGCCTGCTGCTCTCGGCCATCCAGACAGCAGGGCAGGTGATCGGCCAGAGTATCGGCCTCAGCAACGCCTTCGTCCTCGGCCTCGGGGCCGATCAGTCCGCCGCGATCGGCGCAGCGCTTTATGCCGGGGGGCTCGCGGCGCTCTTCACCATCGGCGGGCATCACAGCGGGCTGCGTGCCCTGGCCGAGAGTTACGCCATGGTGCCGCTGGGCGCGCCGCCGCCGCTGGCGCCCTCGGCGCAGATGGTGGCGGAGATGGCGGCGCGCGGCTTCCGCCTGGCCCTGCAGTTCGCCATGCCCTTCCTGGCGCTGGCCATGCTCTTCAACCTCGCCATGGCCGGCATCAACCGCGCCATGCCGACCATGCCGGTTTTCATGATCGGCGCCCCGGCGCTGCTGCTCGTGGGATTGCAACTGCTGGCCGCTGTCGCGCCCGACATCCTGCATGAGAGCCTCGGCGCCTATGCCGATGCCTTTACCCTGCCGCGCTGA
- the flhA gene encoding flagellar biosynthesis protein FlhA, with protein MSVLARLSRAVGHQDLLFAAAMVVLLAVLVLLMPSWLVDLGLATSITLSVLILMVAIWIERPLDFSVFPTVLLVATLLRLALNLATTRLILANGHQGLDAAGSVIHGFASFVVGGDFIIGVIVFTILIIVNFIVVTKGAGRIAEVAARFSLDAMPGKQMAIDADLAAGSIDDAESKRRRRELEDENSFFGAMDGASKFVRGDAIASIIVTVVNVLGGIIVGTLRHGMDLPSAAGNYVTLAVGDGIVSQIPGLIVSVGAGMLVSKGSVRGSTDKAFISQLGAQPKPLYLAAGLSMLFAVLPGLPFLPFMALSVIAAGGGWFAHRTVQRRAEAAAAGEPEAETATREESMAELIRVDDVRLELGMGLVSLTSGRQGGLTEKIRKLRRAFGLEFGFILPAVRIKDNMDLGSGDYSVQVQGVEVARETLMLGKLLAFAPGGQEITVPGIDTLEPSFRIRARWIEPHLREGAMAQGLTVVDAETVLTTHLSEVLKGYMAQLQGYAATQKLLDGLEKEQQRLVSDLIPAILPLATVQKVLATLLAERVSIRNLPLILEALHEAAGSTRNVSLLTEHVRQRLSLQICRGLAQEDGYITAILLSPEWEQEVGTAIHEEGDHRSFAMAPSKIQDLVSATRTRIAEASARGDWPAVLTSAQVRPFVRHLVERINPTIAVISHAEVHQRAKLRTVGQI; from the coding sequence ATGAGCGTCCTCGCGCGCCTGAGCCGCGCCGTCGGACATCAGGATCTGCTTTTCGCGGCGGCCATGGTGGTGCTGCTGGCGGTGCTGGTACTGCTGATGCCGAGCTGGCTGGTCGATCTTGGCCTGGCCACCTCCATCACCCTCTCCGTGCTGATCCTGATGGTCGCCATCTGGATCGAGCGGCCGCTGGACTTCTCCGTCTTCCCCACCGTGCTGCTGGTGGCGACCCTGCTGCGACTGGCGCTGAACCTCGCCACCACGCGCCTGATCCTGGCAAATGGCCATCAGGGGCTGGATGCGGCCGGCAGCGTCATCCACGGCTTCGCCAGCTTCGTCGTCGGCGGCGACTTCATTATCGGCGTCATCGTCTTCACCATCCTGATCATCGTCAACTTCATTGTCGTGACCAAGGGCGCGGGCCGTATCGCCGAGGTCGCGGCGCGTTTCAGCCTGGATGCCATGCCCGGCAAGCAGATGGCGATCGACGCTGATCTTGCAGCCGGCTCCATCGACGATGCGGAATCCAAGCGGCGGCGGCGGGAGCTGGAGGATGAGAATTCCTTTTTCGGCGCCATGGACGGCGCCTCCAAATTCGTGCGCGGCGATGCCATCGCCTCCATCATCGTCACCGTCGTCAATGTGCTCGGCGGCATCATCGTGGGCACCCTCCGGCACGGGATGGATCTGCCGTCGGCGGCGGGCAACTACGTCACCCTGGCCGTCGGCGATGGAATCGTCTCGCAGATCCCCGGGCTGATCGTCTCGGTCGGCGCGGGTATGCTGGTCTCCAAGGGCAGCGTGCGCGGCTCCACCGACAAGGCCTTCATCAGCCAGCTCGGCGCGCAGCCGAAGCCGCTCTACCTCGCGGCCGGCCTTTCCATGCTGTTCGCCGTGCTTCCTGGCCTGCCCTTCCTGCCCTTCATGGCGCTGTCCGTCATTGCCGCCGGCGGTGGCTGGTTCGCGCATCGCACCGTGCAGCGCCGCGCCGAGGCCGCAGCGGCCGGGGAACCGGAGGCGGAGACCGCGACGCGCGAGGAATCCATGGCCGAGCTGATCCGCGTGGATGATGTCCGGCTGGAACTCGGCATGGGACTGGTCTCGCTGACCTCGGGCCGGCAGGGCGGGCTGACCGAGAAGATCAGGAAGCTGCGCCGCGCCTTCGGTCTGGAATTCGGCTTCATCCTTCCGGCTGTCCGCATCAAGGACAATATGGACCTCGGCTCCGGCGATTATTCGGTGCAGGTCCAGGGCGTGGAGGTGGCGCGGGAGACGCTGATGCTGGGCAAGCTGCTCGCCTTCGCCCCCGGCGGGCAGGAGATCACCGTGCCTGGCATCGACACCCTGGAGCCCAGCTTCAGGATCCGCGCCCGCTGGATCGAGCCGCATCTGCGCGAAGGCGCCATGGCCCAGGGCCTGACGGTCGTCGATGCCGAGACGGTGCTGACCACGCATCTCTCGGAGGTGCTGAAGGGCTATATGGCCCAGTTGCAGGGCTATGCCGCCACCCAGAAGCTGCTGGACGGGCTGGAGAAGGAGCAGCAGCGGCTGGTCTCCGACCTCATCCCCGCCATCCTGCCGCTGGCCACCGTGCAGAAGGTGCTGGCGACCCTGCTGGCCGAGCGCGTCTCCATCCGCAACCTGCCGCTGATCCTGGAGGCGCTGCATGAAGCCGCCGGCTCCACCCGCAACGTCTCCCTGCTGACGGAGCATGTGCGCCAGCGCCTCTCCCTGCAGATCTGCCGCGGGCTGGCCCAGGAAGACGGCTATATCACCGCCATCCTGCTCTCGCCGGAATGGGAGCAGGAGGTCGGGACCGCCATCCATGAGGAAGGCGACCACCGCAGCTTCGCCATGGCGCCCAGCAAGATCCAGGATCTCGTCAGCGCCACACGCACCCGCATCGCCGAGGCCTCCGCCAGGGGCGACTGGCCGGCGGTGCTGACTTCCGCCCAGGTACGGCCCTTCGTGCGGCACCTGGTGGAGCGCATCAATCCCACCATCGCCGTGATCTCCCATGCCGAGGTGCATCAGCGCGCCAAGCTACGAACCGTGGGCCAGATCTGA
- a CDS encoding flagellar biosynthetic protein FliQ translates to MNEGDVIEVLRNGFYTTAVVAGPPLMAALITGVAVSLFQALTQIQEVTLSYVPKIIMTMVAVMLSLPLGFAALQTYTEEIAQLIVGL, encoded by the coding sequence ATGAACGAGGGCGATGTCATCGAGGTCCTGCGCAACGGCTTCTATACCACCGCGGTGGTGGCCGGGCCGCCTTTGATGGCGGCGTTGATCACCGGCGTCGCCGTCTCCCTCTTCCAGGCGCTGACGCAGATCCAGGAGGTCACGCTCTCCTATGTGCCGAAGATCATCATGACCATGGTCGCGGTCATGCTGTCGCTGCCGCTCGGCTTCGCGGCGCTGCAGACCTACACGGAAGAGATCGCGCAGCTGATCGTGGGGCTCTGA